From Tiliqua scincoides isolate rTilSci1 chromosome 2, rTilSci1.hap2, whole genome shotgun sequence, the proteins below share one genomic window:
- the ATOSB gene encoding atos homolog protein B: MRHLNAEAALPQECGTGTCQAEEEDDDDDAEPHPWHRHRGVLMGCGPPELTCQKVYQVSIFSPPAGCSHPPEQRAPGRQPIKRACPEPQRGAEGEWAAKRGHWEGDAAIEDGLLVDELSLGGAAQHFSHSGLRVFEHRQEGSSTHCGGWEPAPSRVRGSTTQAPHTPCSTLHTRDGASTLWGDCPMDLSPARRQEEENGGWQDERGGCRKLQPDPGLHRLAHRSSLDEPLVGSGHMDPSTPLVAQCSDATGLGPSEKTPCSSARLLGGSTISCPAKRKLLPSVEGAMDTGSEDECLSPVRKKRALPCSAVPASCRSTDAKGAPFWNHLLPAAKGSVNHSATAARQLKAGLRLKQRHLRSSLRRSPAGSRSPPIPWATTSTSRALLGNFEESMLKGRFPPSGRIEGFTAEIGASGSYCPQHATLPVEVTYFDIAEHSAPSPFLGVIDLETLGKKGYSIPKTGTIQVTLFNPNKTVVKMFLVTYDFHDMPANHVTFLRHRIFLVPVGEGEEPSPALEKLPRRVLCYLMHLRFHSSKSGKIYLHDNIRLLFSRKSIEIDSGIPYELKSFTELPRNPCYSPRT, encoded by the exons ATGCGTCACCTCAATGCCGAGGCAGCCCTCCCCCAGGAGTGCGGCACAGGCACGTGccaggcggaggaggaggacgatgaCGACGACGCTGAGCCCCATCCCTGGCATCGACACCGGGGGGTCCTGATGGgctgtggccctccagagctgACGTGCCAGAAAGTGTATCAGGTCTCCATCTTCTCCCCACCGGCTGGAtgctcccaccctccagagcagAGAGCCCCCGGACGGCAGCCCATCAAGCGGGCCTGCCCAGAGCCGCAGAGGGGGGCTGAGGGCGAGTGGGCTGCCAAGAGAGGGCACTGGGAGGGGGATGCAGCTATTGAAGATGGGCTTCTGGTGGATGAGCTGTCCCTTGGGGGTGCTGCCCAGCACTTCTCCCACAGTGGCCTACGGGTGTTTGAGCACCGCCAGGAGGGGAGCTCCACCCACTGTGGGGGCTGGGAGCCTGCACCTTCCAGGGTCCGAGGGAGCACCACACAGGCGCCGCACACACCTTGCAGCACTTTGCACACGAGAGACGGGGCCTCCACCCTGTGGGGGGACTGTCCTATGGACTTGAGCCCTGCCAGGAGGCAAGAAGAGGAGAACGGGGGCTGGCAGGACGAGAGGGGCGGCTGCCGAAAGCTCCAACCTGATCCTGGTTTGCACAGACTTGCACATCGATCCTCGCTGGATGAGCCGCTGGTAGGCAGCGGGCATATGGACCCCAGCACTCCCCTGGTTGCCCAGTGCTCTGATGCCACTGGGCTTGGCCCCTCTGAAAAGACCCCCTGCTCTAGTGCCCGGCTCCTGGGGGGTAGCACAATCAGCTGTCCGGCCAAGCGGAAGCTGCTGCCCTCAGTTGAGGGGGCAATGGACACGGGCTCCGAGGATGAGTGTCTCTCGCcagtgaggaagaagagggctCTGCCGTGCTCTGCTGTGCCAGCTTCCTGCCGCAGCACCGATGCCAAGGGTGCCCCCTTCTGGAACCACCTCCTTCCCGCAGCCAAG GGCTCGGTGAACCACAGTGCGACCGCTGCTCGCCAGCTGAAGGCTGGGCTGCGTCTCAAACA GAGACATCTCCGCAGCAGCCTCCGCAGGAGCCCAGCAGGCAGCAGATCTCCCCCCATCCCCTGGGCCACAACCTCCACCAGCCGTGCCCTGCTGGGAAACTTTGAG GAATCCATGCTGAAGGGGCGCTTCCCACCATCAGGCCGGATTGAGGGCTTCACTGCAGAGATTGGAGCCAGTGGCTCCTACTGCCCGCAGCACGCCACGCTGCCTGTGGAGGTCACCTACTTCGACATCGCAGAGCACAGTGCTCCTTCACCCTTCCTG GGAGTCATTGATCTGGAAACCTTGGGAAAGAAGGGTTACAGCATCCCCAAGACAGGCACCATCCAAGTG ACCTTATTCAACCCGAACAAGACCGTGGTGAAGATGTTCCTCGTGACCTACGACTTCCACGACATGCCTGCCAACCACGTCACCTTCCTGCGCCATCGCATCTTTCTGGTGCctgtaggggagggggaggaacccagCCCTGCCCTTGAGAAGCTGCCTAGGAGGGTGCTGTGCTATCTGATGCACCTGAG ATTCCACAGCTCCAAGTCGGGGAAGATTTACCTGCATGACAACATCCGCCTGCTCTTCTCGCGCAAGTCCATCGAGATTGATTCGGGGATCCCCTATGAGCTAAAGTCCTTCACAGAACTGCCACGCAATCCCTGCTACTCGCCACGCACCTGA